The Aspergillus fumigatus Af293 chromosome 7, whole genome shotgun sequence genome includes the window TCTAGTGACTCTAAGCGGTATAATATACAGATCGTGACTAATTTACACATTCCATTTCGGAAACGTCGAAATGTTATATAGTTGATTCTTACAAGTCATTAGCTTCGATCAGAGATCCGAACATCAGAACTTACTGAACCCAAGATTGTATGTCCAAGCACATAGACTCAGACCTGTGCATTTGCTCAACCTGGTTATGACCTGATCTTACGGTTTCCATGTCACCCGCTCGACCCTTGAGTATCTGTGCTCGGAGACACTTTTTGCAGCTTTCGGTACTCCTCTTCCAGGGCTTTCTGCATCTCAAACTCGGCTTGTCGCTCCAATCGAATCCGCTGCTTTTCCATATCTCGTTCAACGCCTTTGTGCATTTGCTATCAAGATGCCAAATAATTAGCTTTTACAGTTGAGGGATGCTGAGCAGTCTCCGAGCTTACCGCTTTCTCTTGCTCTTGGGACCAATGCACGAAGTAGACGATCCCCGCAGTACCAAGACTGGTGAGTGCTAGTGTCACCTTGGAAGCTCGCGACATTGTAGTGACCTTGAAAAAAGCACCACGCCCAACGGCTCAATTGACGATCTGACAAGGCCTGGCAATCTTTAAGGCTGCATCGGTGATAATCACAAACGGTAGCGGTGAGAGATGGCAGAACCCCCGACCGCCTTGCGGGTCATTCGTGGCGTATGCGATTCGGGGATCGAGCTGCCCATCACCAGCTCCACATCTCTACCTTATCTATCCTGAGCTCTGTCTCCTTCATTTGGTTATTGTCGCGGTATTCAGGGACACTCAGCCATCATGGTGAGCTATATGTGCTCTTGTGATTGAAATATGGCGGAGGCTAACATACCTGATCTAGTCCGCCCAGAACTCAGCAGGCATTCAGACCCTCCTCGATGTAGGTCATGCTGGGGTGATTGCTGTTGGACCTGGACTAATGTTCCACTGTTAGGCCGAGAGAGAGGCTCAGAAGATTGTACAGCAAGGTATGTACCCTGTTTTTTTATAGCTTTGTCAAGAGATCTGGTTTTCATGAAACCTTACTGACCTCCTGCGACTCCAGCCAGAGAATGTATGCGCGCTTAGACTTCGCATTCAGTTGGCATATCTGACGATGGGTACAAATAGATCGCACGAAGCGGATAAGGGACGCAAAGGCGGAGGCTCAGAAAGAAATTGACGAGTACAGACaacagaaggaggaggaattcaAGAAGTTCGAGGCTGAGGTGAGTCTCGGTTTTGGCGATGGATTCTGATGGAGTCCATGCAGAGGACTTTGCAACGCTTCCTCATGCTTGTGGCTAACTATTGGACAATCTTACAGCACTCGAGTGGGTacaagaaggccgaggaggatgccaACAAAGAGGCCGAGGTCAAACTTCAAGATATTCAAACtgcggggaaggagaagggcaaCAAGGTTGTTGAAGACCTGATCAATGCAGTCATTGATGTGAATCCTCAGGCGTCAGACAAGATAAAGGCATAGAAGTTTGGTACATCAATGCCTGCTGTCTTTCAACCCGTATGCAGTGGTTACATCTGTTCGGTTTTTTGCTTGCTCTAGGGTCTTGAACATACCATCTGTGTTGCTTTTCGCAATAGATATGAAATCTTCCTGTTTCTCCCCAGCTTCCCTGCGCTTAGCCGGAACGATAGAAAAGATGGATGCCTTTCATAGTGAGCTCGACTGATGCTTGTGGATCAAGCAAATATTCTTGGGTCAAGGTGTCCATCATCTAATATTCAACTGACAGTCCCCAAGTGAAAACTGGAAATATGTACAAATATGC containing:
- a CDS encoding protein PET117, which gives rise to MSRASKVTLALTSLGTAGIVYFVHWSQEQEKAQMHKGVERDMEKQRIRLERQAEFEMQKALEEEYRKLQKVSPSTDTQGSSG